In the Flavobacterium acetivorans genome, one interval contains:
- a CDS encoding MFS transporter: MIDLNFISRFKTKAKYKKTYKNAKISYLNRIRWAVSMFYFAMGLCFATWASRIPDIKSALHLSEGQLGTILFALPLGQLVIMPFSGKLVTRFGSHRILIISLLFYAFSLTNIGLATQTWQLLAGLFVFGIFGNLANIAVNTQGVYTEVLFKKTIMSSFHGMWSFAGFTGALVGLGMLALELTPYHHFLIVGGIVLLMVALNFKFLIKAKETIKAKKKKRFTKPDSALIWLGVIGFCGMASEGVMFDWSGVYFKDVIKAPGALVILGYTSFMIMMAGGRFIGDGLILKFGRKKVMQISGLMISTGLFVSVFFPYIIPCTFAFMLVGLGVSTIVPTIYSVAGKNPTVPPGEALTIVSSVSFLGFLMGPPVIGYIAELFGLRFSFAFIGIFGILIALMVSRIKAIE; encoded by the coding sequence TTGATAGATCTAAACTTCATATCCCGATTTAAAACCAAAGCTAAGTATAAGAAAACGTACAAAAATGCTAAGATTTCGTATCTCAATAGAATTCGTTGGGCAGTTTCTATGTTTTATTTTGCCATGGGTTTGTGTTTTGCCACTTGGGCCAGCCGAATTCCGGATATTAAATCGGCATTGCATCTAAGTGAAGGTCAGTTAGGAACTATTTTATTTGCATTGCCATTGGGACAATTAGTGATTATGCCTTTTTCAGGAAAATTAGTTACCCGTTTTGGTAGCCACCGTATTCTTATAATTTCGTTGTTATTCTATGCTTTTAGCTTGACAAATATTGGTCTGGCAACTCAAACTTGGCAGTTATTGGCGGGATTATTTGTATTTGGAATTTTTGGGAACTTGGCGAATATAGCTGTGAATACCCAAGGAGTCTATACCGAAGTGCTTTTCAAGAAAACAATCATGTCTTCTTTTCACGGGATGTGGAGTTTTGCTGGATTTACGGGCGCTTTGGTTGGTTTAGGAATGCTGGCATTAGAACTTACGCCTTATCATCATTTTCTGATAGTTGGCGGAATTGTATTGCTAATGGTAGCATTAAATTTTAAATTCTTGATAAAAGCCAAAGAAACCATTAAAGCTAAAAAGAAAAAAAGGTTCACCAAACCAGACAGTGCTTTAATTTGGCTGGGAGTAATTGGTTTCTGCGGGATGGCAAGTGAGGGTGTAATGTTTGATTGGAGCGGTGTTTATTTTAAGGATGTGATTAAAGCGCCGGGTGCATTAGTAATTTTAGGTTATACTTCGTTTATGATTATGATGGCCGGAGGTCGTTTCATTGGGGACGGTTTGATTCTTAAATTTGGGCGAAAAAAAGTCATGCAAATTAGCGGGCTGATGATTTCTACCGGACTTTTTGTTTCGGTATTTTTCCCGTATATCATTCCGTGTACTTTTGCTTTTATGCTTGTGGGATTAGGGGTTTCTACGATTGTACCAACAATTTATAGTGTGGCAGGAAAAAACCCAACAGTTCCTCCTGGTGAAGCACTGACAATTGTTTCGAGTGTGAGTTTTCTGGGGTTTTTAATGGGACCACCCGTGATCGGTTATATTGCCGAGTTGTTTGGTTTGCGATTCTCTTTCGCTTTTATTGGAATCTTCGGAATTTTGATAGCCCTTATGGTTTCCAGAATCAAAGCAATCGAGTAA
- a CDS encoding GIY-YIG nuclease family protein, producing the protein MSGFFCLYLNMGHFVYILFSEKLDSYYVGETSNLHNRLKWHNEKEFSKAYSKITDDWAIFYQIDCNDISQARKIEKHIKAMKSRIYFQNLKMHSEISEKLLEKYT; encoded by the coding sequence ATGTCGGGCTTTTTTTGTTTATATTTGAATATGGGACACTTCGTTTATATATTATTCTCCGAAAAATTAGATTCCTATTATGTTGGCGAAACTTCTAATTTACACAATCGTTTAAAATGGCATAATGAAAAAGAATTTTCTAAAGCATACTCAAAAATAACGGACGATTGGGCTATTTTCTATCAAATAGATTGTAATGATATTTCTCAAGCAAGAAAAATTGAAAAACATATCAAAGCCATGAAAAGTAGAATCTATTTCCAGAATTTAAAAATGCATTCTGAAATAAGTGAAAAATTATTAGAAAAATACACCTGA
- the rseP gene encoding RIP metalloprotease RseP gives MDLFIKLSQFLLSLSLLIILHELGHFIPAKLFKTRVEKFYLFFDVKYSLIKKKIGETEYGIGWLPLGGYVKISGMIDESMDKEQMALPPQPWEFRSKPAYQRLIIMLGGVTVNFILAFIIYIGMAFAYGDTYIANADLKDGLLIENQVMLNAGFKTGDKILAVDGTKIIKFDNDINMKIIMAKEVLIERNGVEQSIKMPNDFVDQLSKIEKSPIVGIRMPFAIGAVSEESPNKALQAKDLVLSLNGQKAKYIDEAKLILENNKGKTIPAIVLRNQKEESINVKVSKEGTLGVNLGGISMESLEKLGYYKVSKQEFSFMESIPVGITKGKDQLIGYGKQLKMIFNPETKAYKQVGGFKAIFDIFPSTWSWEVFWSITALLSIMLGVMNLLPIPALDGGHVMFLLYEIISGKKPSDKFLENAQMVGFVLLITLLLFANGNDIYKAIIGK, from the coding sequence ATGGATCTATTTATCAAGCTTTCTCAATTTTTATTGAGCTTATCATTACTTATTATACTTCACGAATTAGGACATTTTATTCCTGCTAAATTATTCAAAACCAGAGTCGAAAAATTCTACTTATTTTTTGACGTGAAATATTCACTTATAAAAAAGAAAATTGGTGAAACCGAATACGGAATCGGTTGGTTACCTCTAGGCGGATATGTAAAAATTTCCGGGATGATTGACGAAAGTATGGATAAGGAACAAATGGCTTTGCCACCACAACCTTGGGAATTCCGTTCTAAACCCGCTTACCAACGTTTGATTATCATGTTGGGTGGAGTTACTGTCAATTTTATTTTGGCTTTCATTATTTATATCGGAATGGCCTTTGCTTATGGCGACACCTATATTGCCAATGCTGATTTGAAAGACGGTCTTTTAATCGAGAACCAAGTCATGCTAAATGCCGGTTTCAAAACGGGTGATAAAATCTTGGCCGTTGATGGCACAAAAATCATCAAGTTTGACAACGACATCAATATGAAAATTATTATGGCCAAAGAGGTTCTGATTGAAAGAAACGGAGTTGAACAGTCTATAAAAATGCCGAATGACTTTGTAGATCAATTATCTAAAATTGAAAAATCACCAATCGTAGGTATCAGAATGCCATTTGCAATCGGTGCCGTAAGTGAGGAATCACCAAATAAAGCATTACAAGCAAAAGATTTAGTCCTTTCTCTAAACGGTCAAAAAGCGAAATACATCGATGAAGCAAAATTGATTTTAGAAAATAATAAAGGAAAAACCATTCCTGCAATTGTATTGCGCAATCAAAAAGAGGAAAGCATCAATGTAAAAGTTTCTAAAGAAGGTACGCTAGGAGTAAATCTAGGTGGCATAAGCATGGAATCATTAGAGAAATTAGGCTACTATAAAGTAAGTAAGCAAGAATTTAGTTTCATGGAATCTATTCCGGTGGGAATTACCAAAGGAAAAGACCAATTAATAGGTTATGGAAAACAATTGAAAATGATTTTCAATCCTGAAACCAAAGCCTACAAACAAGTAGGTGGTTTTAAAGCCATATTTGATATTTTTCCGAGTACATGGAGCTGGGAAGTTTTCTGGTCTATCACGGCTTTACTATCAATTATGCTTGGAGTAATGAACTTATTACCTATTCCGGCGCTTGATGGAGGTCATGTAATGTTTTTATTATACGAAATTATTTCAGGCAAGAAACCGAGCGATAAATTTCTAGAAAACGCCCAAATGGTTGGTTTTGTTTTACTTATAACCCTGCTTTTATTTGCCAATGGAAACGATATTTACAAAGCAATTATTGGCAAGTAA
- a CDS encoding Gfo/Idh/MocA family oxidoreductase, whose product MQKIKTALLSYGMSGKVFHAPFLDIHPGFELLGSWERSKKLIQNDYPLAKSYASLDDLLKDNVDLVIVNTPVETHFEYAKKVLLAGKHAIVEKAFTTTLAEAQELAALAKEKGLKLAVFQNRRWDSDFKTVKKVISENLLGDIVEAEFHFDRYNPNLSPKQHKETANSGAGILKDLGPHLIDQALSFFGLPQAVFADIRITRAHSLVDDYIDILLYYPDVRVRLKAGFFVREAIPSYVIHGKKGSFLKVRGDVQEDDLKLAKKPNLDIWGKEPKTKEGILHTEINNDVLIEKIPTLQGNYYDFFDGVYNSISKDMPEPVTAQDGVHVMQIIEAAILSNNQKKVIDL is encoded by the coding sequence ATGCAAAAAATAAAAACAGCACTGCTTTCTTACGGCATGTCTGGAAAAGTTTTCCATGCTCCGTTTTTGGATATTCATCCAGGATTTGAACTGCTTGGCTCTTGGGAAAGAAGTAAAAAATTGATTCAAAATGATTATCCTTTGGCGAAAAGCTATGCTTCTTTGGATGATTTATTGAAAGATAATGTTGATTTGGTCATTGTCAATACGCCTGTGGAAACGCATTTTGAATATGCTAAAAAAGTCTTGCTGGCCGGAAAACATGCTATTGTCGAAAAAGCATTTACCACGACGCTGGCCGAAGCGCAGGAATTGGCTGCATTGGCCAAAGAAAAAGGATTAAAATTGGCCGTTTTTCAAAACAGAAGATGGGACAGCGATTTCAAAACCGTAAAGAAAGTTATTTCAGAGAATCTATTGGGCGATATTGTCGAGGCCGAATTTCATTTTGATCGTTACAATCCGAATTTGAGTCCAAAACAACACAAAGAAACGGCTAATTCTGGTGCCGGAATTTTGAAAGATTTAGGACCACATTTGATTGATCAGGCTTTGAGTTTTTTTGGTTTACCTCAAGCTGTTTTTGCAGATATCCGAATTACCAGAGCGCACTCTTTGGTAGATGATTATATCGATATTTTGCTGTATTATCCTGATGTAAGAGTGCGATTGAAAGCTGGGTTTTTTGTTCGCGAAGCCATTCCTTCCTATGTGATTCATGGCAAAAAAGGCTCGTTTTTAAAAGTGCGTGGCGATGTGCAGGAAGACGATTTAAAATTGGCTAAGAAACCAAATCTTGATATTTGGGGTAAAGAGCCTAAAACCAAAGAGGGAATTCTTCATACAGAGATTAATAATGATGTTTTGATCGAAAAGATCCCAACACTTCAAGGGAATTATTATGATTTTTTTGACGGAGTTTACAATTCTATTTCAAAGGATATGCCAGAACCGGTTACAGCGCAGGATGGGGTTCATGTCATGCAAATTATCGAAGCTGCAATACTAAGCAACAACCAAAAGAAAGTAATTGATTTATAG
- a CDS encoding PQQ-dependent sugar dehydrogenase: MDKLKFLLLPFFFLNCQAQPNPNDIPLQEELKNYKLETVANGIPIPWGMAWTPDGSLLVTEKSGLLYRIKNGRKAQIKNVPEVYNQGQGGLLDIALHPNYTKNGWIYLTLASSEGTGKGGNTRLIRAQLKNESLINIQSLYKCSPNTTKGQHFGSRIVFDNAGYLYFSAGERGDHFINPQDISRDNGKIYRLNDDGSIPKDNPFVGKQGSKEAIYSYGHRNPQGLAKNPFTGAIWEHEHGPKGGDEINIIKKGANYGWPIVTYGIDYDGSDISTKTEKKGIENPIYYWVPSIAPSGMAFVTSDRYPDWKGHLLVGSLKFQYLELLKLNGNKIIGRQKIATDIGRLRNVAQGPDGYIYLAVENKGILKIVPNK; this comes from the coding sequence ATGGATAAACTCAAATTCTTATTGCTGCCTTTCTTTTTTTTAAATTGCCAAGCACAACCCAATCCAAATGACATCCCTCTTCAAGAGGAGTTAAAGAACTATAAACTAGAAACCGTCGCTAACGGAATTCCTATTCCTTGGGGAATGGCCTGGACTCCAGATGGCAGCCTATTAGTCACTGAAAAAAGTGGTTTACTATACCGTATCAAAAACGGTCGAAAAGCACAAATAAAAAACGTGCCTGAAGTTTATAATCAGGGACAAGGCGGTTTACTTGACATTGCCTTACATCCCAATTATACTAAAAACGGCTGGATTTACCTGACACTAGCCTCCAGCGAAGGCACGGGCAAAGGCGGCAACACTCGACTCATTCGCGCCCAACTCAAAAATGAAAGCCTGATCAATATTCAATCACTTTATAAATGCTCACCCAACACTACTAAAGGCCAGCATTTTGGTTCCCGAATCGTTTTTGACAATGCCGGATATTTGTATTTTTCGGCAGGAGAACGCGGAGATCATTTTATTAATCCACAAGACATCAGCAGGGACAATGGGAAAATATACCGCCTTAATGATGACGGAAGCATTCCAAAAGACAATCCATTTGTAGGAAAGCAAGGCAGTAAAGAAGCAATTTATTCCTATGGACACCGCAACCCTCAAGGTTTAGCCAAAAATCCGTTTACGGGTGCTATTTGGGAACACGAACATGGACCCAAAGGAGGCGATGAAATCAACATCATAAAAAAAGGAGCCAATTATGGCTGGCCTATTGTTACCTATGGAATCGATTATGACGGCAGTGACATCAGTACTAAAACAGAAAAAAAAGGGATTGAAAATCCAATCTATTATTGGGTGCCCTCAATTGCCCCAAGCGGAATGGCATTTGTAACCTCTGACCGGTATCCTGATTGGAAAGGACATTTACTTGTGGGCTCCTTAAAATTCCAATATCTGGAACTGCTAAAATTAAACGGAAATAAAATCATTGGAAGACAAAAAATAGCTACAGATATTGGGCGCTTGCGCAATGTCGCTCAAGGTCCGGATGGCTATATTTATCTGGCTGTGGAGAACAAAGGAATTTTAAAAATAGTCCCTAATAAATAG
- a CDS encoding cytochrome c peroxidase codes for MKFSKSICSLKIILILNCTLALLLLGCEKEYSRLSIQEELLADVEKFEQKTNEFLQIAEKETDQKKLCEAFKATRLSYKKIEWAVEYFTPDPARFINGPALDELEVAENKFLPPNGFQVIEELLYPNYEPKNNIDLIREIKMIKANLNQVKQSLSVITISDDFVIDASKMQINRILALGITGFDSPIALQSIPETKTSLNALGILIDKMDYKGEKSKQIEQKIKDLCLEAEKYCHSNSDFNTFDRAYFIKNFLNPIHKNLIAFQKTNAIKNIDKNNVVNPNAATIFDKDAFDVNAFIPSKEYQYTAQKAALGKQLFNENSFSKDKTRNCASCHNPDLAFTDNLKTNNSLQGGRLSRNTPTLTYASLQNAQFWDMRQLDLEKQSTDVIQNKEEMHGNISDIMAHLNKDKNYLKSFQSAFPKSKKIEQWQIQNALASYIRSLNAFDSKFDKYIRGESNDFTFEEKLGFNLFSGKAKCATCHFIPLFNGTVPPKFNKTEHEIIGTPAEKNSLKISPDLGRYIQYQMPQLKNAFKTPTVRNVAITAPYMHNGVFSTLEEVIDFYNKGGGQGSGTIVENQSLSSDQLNLTEKEKKALVAFMETLTDEKYQH; via the coding sequence ATGAAATTCAGTAAAAGCATTTGTTCCCTAAAAATTATTCTTATTCTCAACTGCACCCTTGCACTGCTGCTCTTGGGTTGTGAAAAAGAATATAGCCGTCTAAGTATCCAAGAGGAACTGCTGGCAGATGTTGAAAAATTTGAACAAAAAACCAATGAATTTCTACAGATTGCCGAAAAAGAAACGGATCAAAAAAAGCTTTGCGAAGCTTTCAAAGCAACTAGACTATCCTATAAAAAAATAGAATGGGCGGTGGAATATTTTACACCAGATCCAGCGCGATTCATTAACGGTCCCGCTTTAGACGAGCTAGAAGTTGCCGAAAATAAATTTTTGCCTCCAAATGGCTTTCAAGTTATAGAAGAACTGTTGTATCCAAATTATGAGCCCAAAAACAATATCGATTTAATTCGAGAAATTAAAATGATTAAGGCTAATTTGAATCAGGTGAAACAAAGTTTGAGCGTAATCACCATTTCGGATGATTTTGTTATAGATGCATCCAAAATGCAAATCAACCGCATTCTTGCACTGGGAATTACTGGATTTGATTCTCCTATCGCTCTGCAATCCATCCCGGAAACAAAAACAAGCTTGAATGCTTTAGGTATTTTGATTGACAAAATGGATTACAAAGGAGAAAAATCAAAACAAATAGAACAAAAAATAAAGGATTTGTGTCTTGAGGCAGAAAAATATTGCCATTCCAATTCGGATTTTAACACTTTCGACAGGGCTTATTTTATCAAGAATTTCTTGAACCCAATCCACAAAAATTTAATTGCATTTCAGAAAACAAATGCTATAAAAAACATAGACAAAAACAATGTGGTAAATCCAAATGCTGCCACTATTTTTGACAAAGATGCCTTTGATGTAAATGCGTTCATTCCTTCAAAAGAATACCAATATACTGCCCAAAAAGCAGCCTTGGGAAAACAACTTTTTAATGAAAATTCCTTTTCTAAGGACAAGACTAGAAATTGTGCCTCTTGTCATAATCCCGATTTGGCATTTACAGATAATTTAAAAACCAACAATTCCTTACAAGGAGGTCGCCTGAGTCGAAACACACCCACTTTAACGTATGCATCCTTGCAAAACGCCCAGTTTTGGGACATGCGTCAATTAGACCTAGAGAAACAAAGTACTGATGTCATTCAAAATAAAGAGGAGATGCATGGCAACATATCGGATATTATGGCACATTTAAATAAAGATAAAAACTATCTGAAGTCATTTCAGTCGGCATTCCCAAAATCCAAAAAAATAGAGCAATGGCAAATTCAAAATGCCTTGGCGAGTTATATTCGTTCCCTAAATGCATTCGACAGTAAATTTGACAAATACATTCGCGGAGAATCCAATGATTTTACTTTCGAAGAAAAACTAGGTTTTAATCTGTTTTCAGGCAAAGCCAAATGTGCTACTTGTCATTTCATTCCCCTATTCAACGGAACAGTTCCTCCAAAATTTAATAAAACCGAACACGAGATCATTGGTACACCAGCAGAAAAAAACAGTTTAAAAATAAGCCCCGATTTAGGAAGATACATCCAATACCAAATGCCTCAATTAAAAAACGCGTTCAAAACACCAACCGTTAGAAACGTTGCGATAACAGCGCCTTACATGCATAACGGTGTATTCTCTACTTTAGAAGAAGTAATCGATTTTTACAATAAAGGCGGAGGTCAAGGCTCTGGAACAATCGTTGAAAATCAAAGCTTGTCTTCTGATCAACTAAACCTTACCGAAAAAGAAAAAAAGGCATTAGTTGCTTTTATGGAAACACTAACTGATGAAAAATACCAACACTAG
- a CDS encoding NADH:flavin oxidoreductase/NADH oxidase has protein sequence MSSKLFSTLQIKSISLKNRIAISPMCQYSSEDGFANDWHLVHLGSRASGGAGLIIQEATAVSPEGRISPEDVGIWKDEHIEKLQEITRFIKSQNAVAGIQLAHAGRKASSASPWNGGRKVAVENGGWATVAPSAIGFHENEMAPFALDKTGIQKVISDFKAATKRAVQAGYQLLEIHAAHGYLLHQFMSPLSNLRTDEYGRSFENRIRLTMEVLEAVQSEWPKDLPLFVRISATDWADGGWNIEESIQLSKILKEKGVDLIDVSSGGAVSHQQIPLGPNYQVPFAEQIKKETGILTGAVGLITKSDQAEEILASGKADLVLFARESLRNPNLGLTFAQELNADVPWPKQYERAKNK, from the coding sequence ATGTCTTCAAAATTATTTTCTACTCTTCAAATAAAAAGCATTTCGCTTAAAAACAGAATTGCAATTTCGCCAATGTGTCAGTATTCGTCCGAGGATGGTTTTGCCAATGATTGGCATCTCGTGCACTTAGGCAGTCGTGCCAGTGGAGGAGCGGGATTGATTATTCAAGAAGCTACTGCTGTTTCCCCAGAAGGTCGAATTTCCCCCGAAGATGTGGGAATTTGGAAAGATGAACATATTGAAAAATTGCAGGAAATCACCCGATTCATCAAAAGTCAAAATGCGGTTGCCGGAATTCAATTGGCGCATGCCGGACGCAAGGCCAGTTCCGCATCTCCTTGGAATGGCGGAAGAAAGGTGGCGGTAGAAAATGGAGGATGGGCTACTGTAGCGCCTTCGGCAATAGGCTTTCATGAAAATGAAATGGCTCCGTTTGCCTTGGATAAAACGGGTATTCAAAAAGTGATTTCCGATTTTAAAGCAGCCACCAAAAGAGCGGTTCAAGCAGGTTATCAGCTTCTGGAAATTCATGCTGCCCATGGTTATTTATTGCATCAATTCATGTCGCCTTTGTCTAATTTAAGAACCGATGAATATGGAAGAAGTTTCGAAAACAGAATCCGTTTGACCATGGAAGTTCTGGAAGCGGTACAATCTGAATGGCCAAAAGACTTGCCTTTATTTGTTCGAATATCAGCTACAGATTGGGCGGATGGCGGCTGGAATATCGAAGAATCAATCCAACTTTCGAAAATTTTAAAAGAAAAAGGAGTCGATTTGATCGATGTATCTTCGGGTGGAGCGGTGTCACATCAGCAAATTCCGTTGGGACCCAATTACCAAGTTCCTTTTGCAGAACAAATAAAAAAAGAAACCGGAATATTGACCGGAGCCGTGGGACTAATTACAAAATCAGATCAGGCGGAAGAAATCCTCGCTAGCGGAAAAGCCGATTTAGTTTTATTTGCCAGAGAATCATTAAGAAATCCCAATTTAGGATTAACATTTGCCCAAGAACTAAATGCCGATGTTCCATGGCCTAAACAATACGAAAGAGCTAAAAATAAATAA
- a CDS encoding TonB-dependent receptor: MRNGILSLLFILQMGFVFGQNNAGISGKILDAKTMQPLTYVVVSIQNTNWMQLTATDGQFLFNTLPSGDYLILFHNQGYKDALVPISLNAGQLLDLGTILLEEDQILDQQSGLIRLFENELTDDNSGSESTSGLLQSSKDAFQQAAAFNWGQARFRVRGLDSENATTMINGVAMNKLYDGRPQWSNWGGLNDATRNQEFSIGTAPSDYTFGGILGTQQIITRASIYRTGARITVSGTNTNYSWRMMGTYASGMSNAGWAYVVSAGKRYAEEGYFDGTTYDANSLFLSVEKKLNEQHSINVTGFYTPNTRGKNSPNTDEVRQLTSEKYNSYWGYQNGKKRNAREKTIEEPILMLNHFFKINDHTNLNFSVMYQFGKIANSNIDYQNANSPDPTYFRKMPSYYSSMYAKDNGEFSGEFIPDYENAEKSKLAFLANPQIDWEAIYRANQNPIVGNNGTITAYEPAQSHYVLYEDRTDDQTIVAASNFNSQLNENLILNVGASFRDLKSHNYQKLLDLLGGAFFEDIDGFYNGSQAQSDLNNPNRQVLVGDAYGYNYKYSANTVDAFSQFKFSYNKADFYLAQSFSSTNYQREGLYRNGIYETTSFGKSEKVQFENFGFKGGITFKISGKQSLNFNAAHLTKAPSLRSAFPNARLNNSIVENLKSEVVNSLDISYTFRSPYLKMRGTAYYSTIKDATKISFFYAEGIFDNEAGYTNTNAFVSQTLTNLNRKNIGAELSLEYQLSTTLKTSFSAAYGQFTYDNNPKVSINNDAVATIENTNPSYDFGTALLKNYKQAGMPQQAYCLGLEYRDPKYWWIGTNVNYLADSYIDVSPISRTAQFYTNPASGFTFPEATEERAKELLQQERFDPVVLLNLIGGKSWRIKGKYLGLFVSVNNILDKSYKTGGYEQARNANFRQLNQDISSGTPSFGNKYFYGYGQSYFVNLYFSF, translated from the coding sequence ATGAGAAATGGTATTTTGTCACTCTTGTTTATTTTGCAGATGGGATTTGTTTTTGGCCAAAATAATGCCGGAATTTCGGGTAAGATTTTAGATGCGAAAACAATGCAACCCTTGACTTATGTAGTTGTTTCAATTCAAAACACAAATTGGATGCAACTGACAGCAACCGATGGGCAGTTTCTTTTTAATACTTTACCATCTGGGGATTATCTGATTCTTTTTCACAATCAGGGATACAAAGATGCTTTGGTTCCCATAAGTTTGAATGCGGGTCAGTTGCTCGACTTGGGAACTATTTTACTGGAAGAAGACCAAATTTTAGATCAGCAAAGTGGATTAATTCGGCTTTTCGAAAACGAACTGACAGATGACAATAGTGGTTCTGAGAGTACTTCGGGGCTTTTACAATCATCCAAAGATGCTTTTCAGCAGGCAGCCGCTTTCAATTGGGGACAGGCTCGATTCCGGGTACGCGGTTTGGACAGCGAGAATGCAACGACCATGATTAATGGCGTCGCGATGAACAAGCTTTATGACGGCAGACCGCAATGGAGCAACTGGGGCGGACTCAATGATGCTACTCGAAATCAGGAGTTTTCCATCGGGACCGCACCATCCGATTATACTTTTGGGGGTATTTTGGGAACGCAGCAAATCATTACTCGTGCTTCAATTTATAGGACTGGCGCCAGAATTACAGTATCAGGAACCAATACGAATTACAGTTGGCGTATGATGGGAACTTATGCTTCGGGCATGAGTAATGCCGGTTGGGCTTATGTGGTTTCGGCTGGAAAGCGCTATGCCGAAGAAGGTTATTTTGACGGAACTACTTATGATGCAAATTCGCTTTTTCTTAGTGTCGAAAAGAAATTGAACGAGCAACATTCGATTAACGTTACGGGCTTTTATACGCCCAATACCCGAGGAAAAAATTCGCCAAACACAGATGAGGTTAGGCAATTGACGAGTGAGAAATACAATTCCTACTGGGGTTATCAAAACGGTAAAAAAAGAAATGCGAGAGAAAAAACCATCGAAGAACCCATCCTGATGTTAAATCATTTTTTTAAAATAAATGATCACACTAATTTGAATTTCAGTGTGATGTATCAGTTTGGGAAAATAGCGAACAGTAATATCGATTATCAAAATGCCAATAGTCCGGATCCAACTTATTTTAGAAAAATGCCCAGCTATTACAGTTCGATGTATGCCAAAGACAATGGAGAGTTTTCGGGTGAGTTTATACCGGATTATGAGAATGCTGAGAAAAGTAAACTTGCATTTCTGGCAAATCCTCAAATCGACTGGGAGGCAATCTACCGAGCCAATCAGAATCCAATTGTGGGTAACAATGGAACCATAACAGCTTATGAACCGGCACAAAGTCATTATGTTTTATATGAAGATCGGACCGATGATCAAACCATTGTGGCAGCGTCTAACTTTAATTCGCAACTAAATGAAAATTTAATTTTGAATGTGGGTGCTTCGTTTCGGGATTTAAAATCTCACAATTACCAAAAGCTGTTGGATTTATTGGGAGGCGCTTTTTTTGAAGATATTGATGGATTTTATAACGGAAGCCAAGCGCAATCTGATTTGAATAATCCAAACCGTCAGGTGCTAGTGGGCGACGCTTATGGCTACAATTATAAGTACAGCGCTAATACTGTTGACGCTTTCAGTCAGTTTAAATTTTCTTATAATAAAGCCGATTTTTACTTGGCGCAATCCTTCAGTAGCACTAATTATCAAAGGGAAGGTTTGTATCGCAATGGAATTTATGAGACGACCTCTTTTGGTAAAAGTGAGAAAGTGCAATTCGAGAATTTTGGCTTCAAAGGAGGGATTACTTTTAAAATATCGGGCAAGCAATCATTGAATTTCAACGCAGCCCATTTGACCAAAGCACCCAGTCTTAGAAGCGCTTTTCCCAATGCGCGATTGAATAATTCGATTGTGGAGAACTTGAAAAGTGAAGTTGTCAATAGTCTTGATATTAGCTATACTTTTCGATCGCCCTATTTAAAAATGAGAGGAACAGCCTATTATTCGACCATAAAAGATGCTACTAAAATTTCCTTTTTTTATGCCGAAGGAATCTTTGACAATGAGGCGGGATATACTAATACCAATGCTTTTGTCAGCCAGACCTTGACCAATCTGAACCGCAAGAATATCGGAGCCGAATTAAGTTTGGAGTACCAACTCAGTACTACATTAAAAACAAGCTTTTCGGCGGCTTATGGGCAATTTACCTATGACAATAATCCTAAGGTAAGTATTAATAATGATGCGGTAGCCACTATTGAAAATACGAATCCATCGTATGATTTTGGGACAGCACTTTTAAAAAATTACAAGCAAGCAGGCATGCCACAGCAGGCGTATTGTTTAGGGCTCGAATATCGAGATCCCAAATACTGGTGGATAGGAACCAATGTGAATTATCTAGCCGATTCCTATATTGATGTTTCACCCATTTCCAGAACAGCACAATTTTATACAAATCCCGCCAGCGGTTTCACTTTTCCCGAAGCTACCGAGGAAAGAGCAAAGGAGTTACTACAACAGGAGCGATTTGATCCTGTAGTTTTACTCAATTTAATTGGAGGGAAATCCTGGAGAATTAAGGGAAAATATCTGGGGCTTTTTGTGAGTGTAAATAATATATTGGATAAAAGTTATAAAACAGGCGGCTATGAGCAAGCTCGTAATGCTAATTTCCGTCAGCTCAATCAGGATATTTCCAGCGGGACACCTTCTTTTGGCAATAAATATTTTTATGGCTATGGTCAAAGCTATTTTGTGAATCTCTACTTCAGTTTTTAA